From Amphiprion ocellaris isolate individual 3 ecotype Okinawa chromosome 10, ASM2253959v1, whole genome shotgun sequence, one genomic window encodes:
- the gtpbp4 gene encoding nucleolar GTP-binding protein 1 — protein sequence MALYNFKKIMVVPTAKDFIDITLSKTQRKTPTVIHKHYQIHRIRHFYMRKVKFTQQNYHDRLTQILTDFPKLDDIHPFYADLMNVLYDKDHYKLALGQLNIAKNLIDNVAKDYVRLMKYGDSLYRCKQLKRAALGRMCTILKRQKSSLEYLEQVRQHLSRLPSIDPNTRTLLLCGYPNVGKSSFINKVTRADVDVQPYAFTTKSLFVGHMDYRYLRWQVVDTPGILDHPLEDRNTIEMQAITALAHLRAAVLYVMDASEQCGHTLQEQLELFSNIRPLFANKPLIIVANKCDVKKLSELSEEKQKIFADLSAEGIQVIETSTLTEEGVMQVKAEACDQLLAHRVNTKMKGKKVHDVLNRLHLAMPAKRDEKERPPFIPEGAAMRRKAMEVDAPKRKLERDLEVELGDDYVLDLQKYWDLMNEDEKHDKIPEVWEGHNIADYIDPDIMKKLEELEKEEELKERAGEYDSDDESEDEEMQEIRVLAKQIREKKQLLVMESKEKDVHGPRMPRTATKVERKQLEKEMGNLGLDMSDKDDSHYAQQARRSRSVAVKRKRESSAPPTSRTRSQSASRPPRDQLGLRDPKMAKKAKKMMKNSQKGMNRQGRKGESDRHVFDLKPKHLLAGKRKSGTTDRR from the exons ATGGCGCTTTATAACTTCAAGAAGATCATGGTGGTTCCCACCGCGAAG GATTTCATCGACATCACTTTatccaaaacccaaagaaaaACTCCCACAGTGATCCACAAGCATTATCAGATCCACCGCATCCGACACTTCTACATGCGGAAGGTGAAGTTCACGCAGCAGAACTACCACGACCGGCTCACGCAGATCCTCACCGACTTCCCCAAACTGGAC GACATCCATCCGTTCTACGCCGATCTGATGAACGTTCTGTACGACAAAGACCATTACAAGCTGGCGCTGGGGCAGCTCAACATCGCCAAGAATCTAATCGACAA TGTTGCTAAGGACTATGTGCGTCTGATGAAGTACGGAGATTCGCTGTATCGCTGTAAGCAGCTGAAGAGAGCAGCTCTGGGTCGGATGTGCACCATCCTGAAGCGACAGAAGTCCAGTCTGGAGTATCTGGAACAAG TCCGCCAGCATCTGTCCCGTCTGCCGAGCATCGACCCCAACACCAGGacactgctgctgtgtggaTACCCCAACGTGGGCAAGTCCAGCTTCATCAACAAG GTGACCAGAGCTGACGTGGACGTGCAGCCATACGCCTTCACCACCAAGTCTCTGTTTGTGGGTCACATGGACTACAGGTATCTCCGCTGGCAG GTGGTGGACACTCCTGGAATCCTGGACCATCCTCTGGAGGACAGGAACACCATTGAGATGCAGGCCATCACGGCTCTGGCTCACCTGCGAGCGGCGGTTCTTTACGTCATGGACGCCTCTGAGCAGTGTGGCCACACCCTGCAGGAACAGCTGGAGCTGTTCAGCAACATCCGGCCGCTGTTCGCCAACAAG cCGCTCATCATCGTGGCCAACAAATGTGACGTGAAGAAGCTCAGTGAGCTGTCGGAGGAGAAGCAG AAAATCTTTGCAGATCTTTCTGCCGAGGGGATCCAAGTGATCGAGACGAGCACCCTGACGGAGGAGGGAGTCATGCAGGTCAAAGCTGAG GCCTGCGACCAGCTGCTCGCTCATCGCGTCAACACCAAGATGAAGGGCAAGAAGGTCCACGACGTCCTGAACCGGCTGCACCTGGCCATGCCGGCCAAGAGGGACGAGAAG GAAAGGCCTCCGTTCATCCCAGAGGGAGCCGCCATGCGAAGGAAAGCCATGGAGGTGGACGCACCCAAACGCAAACTG GAGAGAGATCTGGAGGTGGAGCTGGGTGACGACTACGTTCTGGATCTGCAGA AATACTGGGACCTGATGAACGAGGACGAGAAGCATGATAAGATCCCTGAAGTGTGGGAAGGTCACAACATCGCAGATTACATCGACCCCGACATCATGAAG aaactggaggaactggagaaggaggaggagctgaaggagcGAGCTGGCGAGTACGACTCTGATGACGAGAGCGAAGACGAGGAGATGCAGGAGATCCGAGTTCTGGCCAAACAGATCCGCGAGAAGAAGCAGCTCCTGGTGATGGAGTCGAAGGAGAAGGACGTTCACGGACCTCGTATGCCCAGGACGGCCACCAAG GTTGAAAGGAAGCAGCTGGAGAAGGAGATGGGGAACCTCGGCCTGGACATGAGCGACAAGGACGAC AGCCACTACGCTCAGCAGGCCAGACGCTCTCGCAGCGTCGCTGTCAAACGGAAACGGGAATCTTCAGCTCCTCCCACCTCCAGAACTCGCAGCCAGAGCGCCTCCCGTCCACCGCGAGACCAGTTGGGTCTACGAGATCCAAAG ATGGCGAAGAAGGcaaagaagatgatgaagaacTCCCAGAAAGGCATGAACCGCCAGGGCAGGAAGGGAGAATCCGACCGACACGTGTTCGACCTCAAACCCAAACACCTGCTGGCTGGAAAGAGGAAGTCCGGCACCACAGATCGCAGATGA